Proteins found in one Mytilus edulis chromosome 2, xbMytEdul2.2, whole genome shotgun sequence genomic segment:
- the LOC139511890 gene encoding single-strand DNA endonuclease ASTE1-like, giving the protein MGIKNLRCYIQRRSVAKKYRLRDTKLVIDGKNLCHELMETSYTGTKYGGNYDVFSEHVEKFFDLLRNCNVQPYVVMDGAHDSDDKKFDCLLERCEKRISNISNGSKKCFPILSHRCFTYTIKKLDIPIETCYYEADHEIASLAKSWKCPVLSNDNDFYIYDLPGGFIRLNDLNFNRRTKTECFTYIDTSIYYSENIHESLGISPSVLPLLVVFLDNDYYKLDKAIIKQFVSKELKISAKKAEHKLKNTIDVMIEILRPFGDTSEGVDALSRCLDNHIAFLSNEEKCQIIDNAKVLLKQFTLQNVTETENNNLFNSEAKIEVTSAIPFPSWLIQSIRNCDISPFIINVLDKRVLLKPNLEDLTQEFIYEITSPIRQIIYKMATGKKLQEVIVEHHRENYHMVQTRILPITSNLKLGKIPSLNMMQGTEEEVRLSCLANIFLFPLEKLVMIPKVSRMFILAINYLAKNSGLKESTKGMKCLLFCHMLLLSKEYGHIYDLPVDSACVDKVFKYCADDHRVPVDIALLHEFQKLQIVIDILYDLNGLFMFPLEIPNPNVMYKSGLMYPLFTKTDNEKHLDRIIETCLEKESPLRITYSEILKLLLENLK; this is encoded by the coding sequence ATGGGAATTAAAAATCTAAGATGTTACATTCAACGACGGAGTGTTGCCAAAAAATATCGTCTTCGGGATACCAAATTAGTCATAGATGGGAAAAATCTTTGTCACGAGTTAATGGAAACATCATACACTGGAACTAAATATGGCGGGAATTATGATGTATTCTCAGAGCACGTGGAAAAGTTTTTTGATTTATTACGAAATTGCAACGTTCAACCCTATGTCGTCATGGATGGTGCTCACGATTCCGACGATAAAAAGTTCGATTGTCTCTTAGAAAGATGCGAGAAAAGGATATCTAACATATCGAATGGCAGTAAGAAATGTTTCCCAATCTTGTCCCACAGATGTTTTACTTACACTATTAAAAAACTTGACATCCCCATCGAGACATGTTACTACGAAGCTGACCATGAAATAGCAAGTCTTGCTAAATCCTGGAAATGTCCAGTTCTGTCAAACGACaatgatttttacatatatgatCTTCCAGGAGGATTTATTCGCTTAAATGATCTAAATTTTAACAGGCGTACCAAAACTGAGTGCTTTACCTATATTGATACTTCAATATACTATTCAGAGAATATTCATGAATCGCTTGGAATTTCACCATCTGTTTTACCTCTTCTTGTGGTCTTTCTGGACAATGACTATTATAAGTTAGATAAGGCAATTATTAAGCAGTTCGTGTCAAAAGAACTTAAGATTTCAGCCAAAAAAGCTGAACACAAGCTTAAGAATACAATCGATGTTATGATAGAAATATTACGACCCTTCGGCGATACAAGTGAGGGTGTCGATGCTTTATCGAGATGTCTTGACAATCATATCGCATTCTTATCGAACGAAGAAAAATGCCAAATTATCGATAACGCAAAAGTTCTTTTAAAACAGTTTACTCTGCAAAATGTAACAGAAACAGAAAACAACAATCTCTTTAATTCGGAAGCAAAGATTGAAGTAACATCTGCAATTCCATTTCCTTCTTGGCTTATTCAAAGTATTAGGAATTGCGACATATCGCCTTTCATTATAAATGTTCTTGACAAAAGAGTTTTACTGAAACCAAATCTTGAAGACTTAACACAAGAATTCATTTACGAAATAACATCGCCGATCCGTCAAATTATATACAAGATGGCGACTGGCAAAAAATTACAGGAGGTGATAGTCGAACACCACAGAGAAAACTATCACATGGTGCAAACACGGATTTTACCTATTACCAGCAATTTAAAATTAGGCAAAATACCCTCCTTGAATATGATGCAAGGTACCGAGGAAGAAGTGAGGCTATCATGTTTAGCGAATATTTTCCTGTTTCCATTAGAAAAGCTGGTAATGATTCCAAAAGTGTCTCGAATGTTCATACTTGCCATAAACTACCTCGCTAAAAATTCTGGATTAAAGGAATCAACCAAAGGCATGAAATGTCTTTTGTTTTGTCACATGCTTCTGCTGAGCAAAGAATATGGACATATCTATGATCTCCCTGTAGACTCGGCATGCGTAGATAAGGTGTTTAAATACTGTGCAGACGACCACAGAGTGCCAGTCGATATTGCACTGTTACATGAATTTCAGAAACTCCAGATTGTGATAGACATATTATACGATCTAAATGGTCTATTCATGTTTCCTTTGGAAATCCCGAACCCAAACGTAATGTACAAAAGTGGACTGATGTATCCACTGTTCACAAAAACGGACAATGAGAAACATCTCGATAGAATAATAGAGACATGCCTTGAAAAGGAATCCCCGTTGAGGATAACATattcagaaattttaaagttaCTTTTAGAAAACCTTAAATAA